The window CCGAGATTTCGTGACTCGACGACATCTCGTGGCGTCCGTCGCCGCGCGATCGACGGCGCGCGCGCGAGTGGGACTGGCACGTGCCGTGCGGGATGCCGGCGCGGAGGGCATCGGCGCCATTCGGCGCACGAGCGCGTCCCTCCTCCCTCGTCCACCACGTCTCGCTCGCAACTCGGGTTGCGGGCCCGGGAGCCGTCCATGATCGATCTGCTCGTCCTCCTCGTGTCCGTCGGACTCACCCTCGCTGCGGCCGCGCTCGTCGCGAGCTGGCGCGCATTGCGCCCTCGCGGAGACGACGGGCCGGAGCCCGAGGCGCTCCCGGCCATCGTCGTGGTGCGCCCGATCCGCGGCCTGGATCCCGGCCTGCCAGTCAACCTGCGCGTGGCGCTCGAGCAGCGCTATCCGGGTGAGATGGAGACGATCTTCGTGCTCGACGACGCGCGCGACCCCGCGTATCCGCTCGTGCGCCGCGCCGTGGAGGCGCACATGGAGCGCCCGGCGCGACCCGACCCGGCCACTCGCTCCACCTCGGCCCACGTCGTCCTGGCGGGTCCGCGGTCCTCGGGGCGCACCGGCAAGCTGCATGCGATGATCGAAGGGCTGCGCGCCGCGCGCGCGGACGCGCCCCTCGTCGCCTTCGCGGACTCGGACACGCGCCCCCCGGCCACCCTCCTCGCGAAGCTCGCTCACGCGGTCACGCGGGATCCCGAGGTCGGTGCCGCGTTCGCCCCGGCCGTGAGCGTCGCGCCGCCGAGCACCGCAGGTGACGTCGGCTACGGTCTCCTGCTCGATGGTCTCTACGGACCTCAGGCCGCCATCACGATGGCGCAAGAGGGATCGCTTCCGTTCATCATGGGGCAGACCATGGTCCTCAGACGACGCGCTCTCGAGGCAGCGGGCGGCCTGCGCGCCTCCACGGGGCAGCTCGTCGACGACATGCACATCGGCGCGGGGATCACCCGGGCGGGCTATCGCAATGTACTGGTCCCGAATCGGCTGCCGATCTGGAGTGAGGGCCTGTCCTGGCGGGCGTTCCACTCGCTCGCCCTCCGCTGGATGATCTACGGACGCACGGGCGTGCCGATGTGGCCCTTCAACGCACCGACGATCGCCTACCTGGGCGCTTTCCATCTCGCCGGGCTCGCAGCGATCGCCGCGCTGCTGAGCGGGGCCCATGCATCGGCCGCGTTCTTCGCGGCGGCCTCGCTCGCGGTGCCTGCGGCGCTCGGTGTCGTCCGTCGCCTTCAAGGCGCCGCGCCCGTCCCCTGGCGACTCGCTTGGGCGCTCCCCCTCACCCTCGCGCTCGCGCCCCTGGCGTTCCTTCGCGCCCAGCTGGCGAGGAGCGTCGAGTGGCGAGGGCGGCGCTATCGCCTGAGCCCGGATGGCCGCCTCCAGTCCCGGTTCGACGGAGGGCCGACGAGCGTCACCAGTCTCTCGGTGCCGTCGCTACCGCCCGAATAGTTGCCGCCAGCACCCGTCGCGGCCTGGAACGCGAGCCACGAGCGAGTCTCGTCGGCTCGCGTGCTCGCGTCTGGAGCGCGTGGAGCGCGTCACGCATCGAGGATTGCGAAATGCGAAACGGCGCCGTGCCGCAAACGACAGTTCTCGTTTCTCGGTATGGGTCGCATGACTGTTCGTGACCGACGGCATCGTCGCCGCGGCACACGAAAGGAAAGTTCATGTCTCGCATTCCGACCCCCGCCTCCATCGATGACTCGCCCGCCGGCTCGCGGGAGCTGCTCGAGGGCGTCCGGCAGCAGCTCGGCAGCGTCCCCAACCTCTTCCGGATCGTCGGCACGAGCCCCGCGGCGCTCGAGGGCTACCTCGGGCTGAACGGGGCGCTCTCCAAGGGCTCTCTGCCCGCGGCCACCCGCGAGCGGATCGCGCTCGCGGTCGCGGAGATCAACGGC is drawn from Sandaracinaceae bacterium and contains these coding sequences:
- a CDS encoding glycosyltransferase, whose protein sequence is MIDLLVLLVSVGLTLAAAALVASWRALRPRGDDGPEPEALPAIVVVRPIRGLDPGLPVNLRVALEQRYPGEMETIFVLDDARDPAYPLVRRAVEAHMERPARPDPATRSTSAHVVLAGPRSSGRTGKLHAMIEGLRAARADAPLVAFADSDTRPPATLLAKLAHAVTRDPEVGAAFAPAVSVAPPSTAGDVGYGLLLDGLYGPQAAITMAQEGSLPFIMGQTMVLRRRALEAAGGLRASTGQLVDDMHIGAGITRAGYRNVLVPNRLPIWSEGLSWRAFHSLALRWMIYGRTGVPMWPFNAPTIAYLGAFHLAGLAAIAALLSGAHASAAFFAAASLAVPAALGVVRRLQGAAPVPWRLAWALPLTLALAPLAFLRAQLARSVEWRGRRYRLSPDGRLQSRFDGGPTSVTSLSVPSLPPE